One segment of Meleagris gallopavo isolate NT-WF06-2002-E0010 breed Aviagen turkey brand Nicholas breeding stock chromosome 8, Turkey_5.1, whole genome shotgun sequence DNA contains the following:
- the DPCD gene encoding protein DPCD, which produces MAVPSWLERLRAASKTALVQDGKRKIHYQFEDGKEMAEEYDMKTGQLVSRRWREKNTLGGTGKWQVEVGDPISPLLGPLESELIKESSSNPVFMRKDTLTSFQWRIRNLPYPKEVYSVSVEKEQRCCVIRTTNKKYYKKFPIPDLDRYQLPLDAAALSFTHSNNTLIITYQKPKEILAAEEELQKELKKIKAANSGDGDCKTQ; this is translated from the exons ATGGCGGTGCCGAGCTGGCTGGAGAGGCTGCGGGCCGCCAGCAAGACCGCGCTGGTGCAGGACG GGAAGCGGAAGATCCACTACCAGTTTGAGGATGGGAAGGAGATGGCTGAAGAGTACGACATGAAGACCGGCCAGTTAGTGA GTAGAAGGTGGCGAGAGAAGAACACCCTCGGGGGCACTGGCAAGTGGCAGGTTGAAGTGGGAGACCCAATTTCACCTCTCCTGGGACCACTGGAATCAGAGCTCATAAAGGAAAGCAGCTCTAAT CCTGTTTTCATGAGGAAGGACACCCTGACCAGCTTCCAGTGGCGGATCCGTAACCTGCCCTACCCCAAGGAGGTCTACAGTGTCTCTGTGGAGAAGGAGCAGCGCTGCTGTGTCATCCGGACCACAAACAAGAA GTACTACAAGAAGTTCCCTATTCCTGACCTGGACCGATACCAGCTCCCCCTAGATGCAGCTGCCCTGAGCTTCACCCATTCTAACAACACTCTGATCATCACG TACCAGAAGCCAAAGGAGATCCTGGCTGCTGAAGAAGAGTTGCAGAAGGAGCTAAAGAAGATAAAGGCAGCAAACAGTGGGGATGGTGACTGCAAGACCCAATAG
- the POLL gene encoding DNA polymerase lambda isoform X1 → MFKMSTCCSKACLPLDAPCSSAVQQLQPNCSPGERGTARPMEPRGIVKAFPKRKKVRDDSGKSVPPKIPKEGAEEPEAEWLKPVAAYVLQASIGQARAEIFHKQIVQNGGFVHSRLCSEVTHVIVAEDMDCDRAFRLLKLAKLPSRLQLVKASWLSDCIRDQKLLNTAGYSVFIPRRYREEGEQQQQQFLGSEEIQSSTEGSAAEPNVKAQVGDSSQQNPGSLAQQQPSEKVYDDEDSEGEDASVTQGDLEALISGHYPVKLSEETSGSSSAVAQPVSKWVCAQSSHSKKENHNQCITEKLEVLAKAYSVQGDKWRALGYAKAINALKSYHKPVTSYQEACKIPGIGKRMAEKILEILESGHLRKLDHISESVPVLELFSNIWGAGVKTAQMWYQQGFRTLDDIRTKASLTSQQAVGLKHYEDFLERMPREEAAEIEQTVRQAALALKPGLVCVACGSYRRGKATCGDVDVLVTHPDGQSHRGLFSKLLDNLHESGFLTDDLVSQEDNGEQKKYLGVCRLPGPARRHRRLDIIVVPYSEFACALLYFTGSAHFNRSMRALAKTKGMSLSEHALSMAVVRGPRGVKMASGHVLPTPTERDVFTQLGLPYREPSERDW, encoded by the exons ATGTTCAAGATGAGCACATGCTGCTCAAAAGCATGTCTGCCTCTGGATGCTCCTTGCAGCAG cgctgttcagcagctgcagcctaACTGCTCCCCAGGGGAGCGAGGCACAGCCCGGCCTATGGAACCGCGAGGGATTGTCAAGGcctttcccaagaggaagaAGGTGAGAGATGACTCAGGGAAAAGCGTCCCTCCAAAGATCCCAAAAGAAGGAGCGGAGGAGCCCGAGG CGGAGTGGCTGAAACCAGTCGCTGCCTACGTGTTGCAAGCTAGCATTGGCCAAGCCAGGGCAGAGATATTCCACAAGCAGATTGTCCAGAATGGGGGATTTGTACACAGCCGTCTCTGCTCGGAGGTGACGCACGTCATTGTAGCTGAAGATATGGACTGTGATCGGGCCTTCCGGCTCCTCAAATTAGCCAAGCTGCCTTCGAGGTTGCAGCTGGTGAAGGCATCCTGGCTCAGTGATTGCATTAGAGATCAGAAGCTGCTGAATACCGCTGGCTACAGTGTCTTTATCCCTCGGAG GTATCGGGAAGagggagaacagcagcagcagcagttcctgGGCAGTGAAGAAATCCAGTCCTCAACAGAGGGGAGTGCAGCAGAACCAAATGTTAAAGCACAGGTGGGGGATTCCTCGCAGCAAAACCCGGGCAGCCTTGCACAGCAGCAACCATCTGAG AAAGTCTATGATGATGAAGACAGCGAAGGAGAAGATGCTAGTGTCACTCAGGGAGATCTGGAAGCACTGATTTCTGGCCACTATCCTGTGAAATTGTCAGAGGAGACCAGCGGCAGCTCTTCCGCAGTGGCCCAGCCTGTCAGCAAGTGGGTTTGTGCACAGTCCTCCCACAGCAAGAAGGAGAATCACAACCAGTGCATCACAGAGAAGCTGGAAGTGCTGGCAAAAGCCTATTCTGTCCAGGGGGACAAGTGGAGAGCTCTGGGCTATGCTAAAGCCATCAATGCACTCAAAAGCTACCACAAACCAGTCACCTCCTACCAG GAAGCCTGTAAAATTCCTGGGATTGGGAAGCGAATGGCAGAGAAGATCCTGGAGATCTTGGAGAGTGGACATCTGCGCAAGCTGGATCATATCAGTGAGAGTGTGCCTGTACTGGAGCTATTTTCCAACATCTGGGGAGCAGGAGTCAAGACAGCTCAGATGTGGTACCAGCAG GGCTTCCGGACACTGGATGATATCCGCACCAAGGCGTCTCTCACCAGCCAGCAAGCCGTGGGCCTGAAGCACTATGAGGATTTCCTGGAGCGCATGCCTCGGGAGGAAGCTGCAGAAATAGAGCAGACT GTCAGACAAGCAGCCCTGGCCTTGAAGCCTGGGCTCGTGTGTGTGGCATGTGGCTCCTACCGTCGGGGGAAGGCCACCTGCGGAGATGTGGACGTGCTGGTCACTCACCCAGATGGTCAGTCTCACCGTGGGCTGTTCAGCAAGCTGCTTGACAACCTCCACGAGAGCG GCTTCCTTACAGATGACCTGGTGAGTCAGGAGGACAATGGTGAGCAGAAGAAGTACCTGGGGGTGTGCCGCCTTCCTGGGCCGGCCCGTCGTCACCGACGTCTGGACATCATCGTGGTGCCTTACAGCGAGTTTGCCTGCGCCCTGCTCTACTTCACCGGCTCGGCCCACTTCAACCGCTCCATGCGTGCCCTGGCCAAGACCAAGGGCATGAGCCTCTCAGAGCATGCCCTCAGCATGGCTGTGGTGCGAGGCCCTCGTGGTGTCAAGATGGCATCAGGCCACGTTCTGCCCACCCCGACCGAGAGAGATGTCTTCACTCAGCTGGGGCTGCCTTACCGAGAGCCCTCGGAACGGGACTGGTGA
- the POLL gene encoding DNA polymerase lambda isoform X2 has translation MEPRGIVKAFPKRKKVRDDSGKSVPPKIPKEGAEEPEAEWLKPVAAYVLQASIGQARAEIFHKQIVQNGGFVHSRLCSEVTHVIVAEDMDCDRAFRLLKLAKLPSRLQLVKASWLSDCIRDQKLLNTAGYSVFIPRRYREEGEQQQQQFLGSEEIQSSTEGSAAEPNVKAQVGDSSQQNPGSLAQQQPSEKVYDDEDSEGEDASVTQGDLEALISGHYPVKLSEETSGSSSAVAQPVSKWVCAQSSHSKKENHNQCITEKLEVLAKAYSVQGDKWRALGYAKAINALKSYHKPVTSYQEACKIPGIGKRMAEKILEILESGHLRKLDHISESVPVLELFSNIWGAGVKTAQMWYQQGFRTLDDIRTKASLTSQQAVGLKHYEDFLERMPREEAAEIEQTVRQAALALKPGLVCVACGSYRRGKATCGDVDVLVTHPDGQSHRGLFSKLLDNLHESGFLTDDLVSQEDNGEQKKYLGVCRLPGPARRHRRLDIIVVPYSEFACALLYFTGSAHFNRSMRALAKTKGMSLSEHALSMAVVRGPRGVKMASGHVLPTPTERDVFTQLGLPYREPSERDW, from the exons ATGGAACCGCGAGGGATTGTCAAGGcctttcccaagaggaagaAGGTGAGAGATGACTCAGGGAAAAGCGTCCCTCCAAAGATCCCAAAAGAAGGAGCGGAGGAGCCCGAGG CGGAGTGGCTGAAACCAGTCGCTGCCTACGTGTTGCAAGCTAGCATTGGCCAAGCCAGGGCAGAGATATTCCACAAGCAGATTGTCCAGAATGGGGGATTTGTACACAGCCGTCTCTGCTCGGAGGTGACGCACGTCATTGTAGCTGAAGATATGGACTGTGATCGGGCCTTCCGGCTCCTCAAATTAGCCAAGCTGCCTTCGAGGTTGCAGCTGGTGAAGGCATCCTGGCTCAGTGATTGCATTAGAGATCAGAAGCTGCTGAATACCGCTGGCTACAGTGTCTTTATCCCTCGGAG GTATCGGGAAGagggagaacagcagcagcagcagttcctgGGCAGTGAAGAAATCCAGTCCTCAACAGAGGGGAGTGCAGCAGAACCAAATGTTAAAGCACAGGTGGGGGATTCCTCGCAGCAAAACCCGGGCAGCCTTGCACAGCAGCAACCATCTGAG AAAGTCTATGATGATGAAGACAGCGAAGGAGAAGATGCTAGTGTCACTCAGGGAGATCTGGAAGCACTGATTTCTGGCCACTATCCTGTGAAATTGTCAGAGGAGACCAGCGGCAGCTCTTCCGCAGTGGCCCAGCCTGTCAGCAAGTGGGTTTGTGCACAGTCCTCCCACAGCAAGAAGGAGAATCACAACCAGTGCATCACAGAGAAGCTGGAAGTGCTGGCAAAAGCCTATTCTGTCCAGGGGGACAAGTGGAGAGCTCTGGGCTATGCTAAAGCCATCAATGCACTCAAAAGCTACCACAAACCAGTCACCTCCTACCAG GAAGCCTGTAAAATTCCTGGGATTGGGAAGCGAATGGCAGAGAAGATCCTGGAGATCTTGGAGAGTGGACATCTGCGCAAGCTGGATCATATCAGTGAGAGTGTGCCTGTACTGGAGCTATTTTCCAACATCTGGGGAGCAGGAGTCAAGACAGCTCAGATGTGGTACCAGCAG GGCTTCCGGACACTGGATGATATCCGCACCAAGGCGTCTCTCACCAGCCAGCAAGCCGTGGGCCTGAAGCACTATGAGGATTTCCTGGAGCGCATGCCTCGGGAGGAAGCTGCAGAAATAGAGCAGACT GTCAGACAAGCAGCCCTGGCCTTGAAGCCTGGGCTCGTGTGTGTGGCATGTGGCTCCTACCGTCGGGGGAAGGCCACCTGCGGAGATGTGGACGTGCTGGTCACTCACCCAGATGGTCAGTCTCACCGTGGGCTGTTCAGCAAGCTGCTTGACAACCTCCACGAGAGCG GCTTCCTTACAGATGACCTGGTGAGTCAGGAGGACAATGGTGAGCAGAAGAAGTACCTGGGGGTGTGCCGCCTTCCTGGGCCGGCCCGTCGTCACCGACGTCTGGACATCATCGTGGTGCCTTACAGCGAGTTTGCCTGCGCCCTGCTCTACTTCACCGGCTCGGCCCACTTCAACCGCTCCATGCGTGCCCTGGCCAAGACCAAGGGCATGAGCCTCTCAGAGCATGCCCTCAGCATGGCTGTGGTGCGAGGCCCTCGTGGTGTCAAGATGGCATCAGGCCACGTTCTGCCCACCCCGACCGAGAGAGATGTCTTCACTCAGCTGGGGCTGCCTTACCGAGAGCCCTCGGAACGGGACTGGTGA
- the POLL gene encoding DNA polymerase lambda isoform X3 produces MDCDRAFRLLKLAKLPSRLQLVKASWLSDCIRDQKLLNTAGYSVFIPRRYREEGEQQQQQFLGSEEIQSSTEGSAAEPNVKAQVGDSSQQNPGSLAQQQPSEKVYDDEDSEGEDASVTQGDLEALISGHYPVKLSEETSGSSSAVAQPVSKWVCAQSSHSKKENHNQCITEKLEVLAKAYSVQGDKWRALGYAKAINALKSYHKPVTSYQEACKIPGIGKRMAEKILEILESGHLRKLDHISESVPVLELFSNIWGAGVKTAQMWYQQGFRTLDDIRTKASLTSQQAVGLKHYEDFLERMPREEAAEIEQTVRQAALALKPGLVCVACGSYRRGKATCGDVDVLVTHPDGQSHRGLFSKLLDNLHESGFLTDDLVSQEDNGEQKKYLGVCRLPGPARRHRRLDIIVVPYSEFACALLYFTGSAHFNRSMRALAKTKGMSLSEHALSMAVVRGPRGVKMASGHVLPTPTERDVFTQLGLPYREPSERDW; encoded by the exons ATGGACTGTGATCGGGCCTTCCGGCTCCTCAAATTAGCCAAGCTGCCTTCGAGGTTGCAGCTGGTGAAGGCATCCTGGCTCAGTGATTGCATTAGAGATCAGAAGCTGCTGAATACCGCTGGCTACAGTGTCTTTATCCCTCGGAG GTATCGGGAAGagggagaacagcagcagcagcagttcctgGGCAGTGAAGAAATCCAGTCCTCAACAGAGGGGAGTGCAGCAGAACCAAATGTTAAAGCACAGGTGGGGGATTCCTCGCAGCAAAACCCGGGCAGCCTTGCACAGCAGCAACCATCTGAG AAAGTCTATGATGATGAAGACAGCGAAGGAGAAGATGCTAGTGTCACTCAGGGAGATCTGGAAGCACTGATTTCTGGCCACTATCCTGTGAAATTGTCAGAGGAGACCAGCGGCAGCTCTTCCGCAGTGGCCCAGCCTGTCAGCAAGTGGGTTTGTGCACAGTCCTCCCACAGCAAGAAGGAGAATCACAACCAGTGCATCACAGAGAAGCTGGAAGTGCTGGCAAAAGCCTATTCTGTCCAGGGGGACAAGTGGAGAGCTCTGGGCTATGCTAAAGCCATCAATGCACTCAAAAGCTACCACAAACCAGTCACCTCCTACCAG GAAGCCTGTAAAATTCCTGGGATTGGGAAGCGAATGGCAGAGAAGATCCTGGAGATCTTGGAGAGTGGACATCTGCGCAAGCTGGATCATATCAGTGAGAGTGTGCCTGTACTGGAGCTATTTTCCAACATCTGGGGAGCAGGAGTCAAGACAGCTCAGATGTGGTACCAGCAG GGCTTCCGGACACTGGATGATATCCGCACCAAGGCGTCTCTCACCAGCCAGCAAGCCGTGGGCCTGAAGCACTATGAGGATTTCCTGGAGCGCATGCCTCGGGAGGAAGCTGCAGAAATAGAGCAGACT GTCAGACAAGCAGCCCTGGCCTTGAAGCCTGGGCTCGTGTGTGTGGCATGTGGCTCCTACCGTCGGGGGAAGGCCACCTGCGGAGATGTGGACGTGCTGGTCACTCACCCAGATGGTCAGTCTCACCGTGGGCTGTTCAGCAAGCTGCTTGACAACCTCCACGAGAGCG GCTTCCTTACAGATGACCTGGTGAGTCAGGAGGACAATGGTGAGCAGAAGAAGTACCTGGGGGTGTGCCGCCTTCCTGGGCCGGCCCGTCGTCACCGACGTCTGGACATCATCGTGGTGCCTTACAGCGAGTTTGCCTGCGCCCTGCTCTACTTCACCGGCTCGGCCCACTTCAACCGCTCCATGCGTGCCCTGGCCAAGACCAAGGGCATGAGCCTCTCAGAGCATGCCCTCAGCATGGCTGTGGTGCGAGGCCCTCGTGGTGTCAAGATGGCATCAGGCCACGTTCTGCCCACCCCGACCGAGAGAGATGTCTTCACTCAGCTGGGGCTGCCTTACCGAGAGCCCTCGGAACGGGACTGGTGA
- the LOC100550702 gene encoding solute carrier family 2, facilitated glucose transporter member 5-like isoform X2, with protein sequence MGEKSQAQGLPSSPHPQTDEKGIPQPSRDISGRLTCPLLSVTLLVSFGSSMLYGYNLAVVNSPAVHIKAFYNATWSQRYGHGLPPGLLTLLYSLTVSIFALGGLGGSLLVGTLVARYGRHGTLERSALLVLLAGGLMAFSRQLAAPEMVIIGRAITGLHSGICLSVVPLYLGEIAPKNLRGFLGLLPSIFICLGVFCAQVLGLPELLGQDRYWPLFLAVVAIPASLQLLLLHCFPESPRFLLIERNDVCGATEALRRFLGASDVQEVLEEMKEEQKSLSSVQTVSVQQLLRDRSVRWQTLSVAVVNVGMQLSGIDAIWFYTNTIFQNAGIPKSQIPYTTVGTGAIEVVAGLIGCFTIEKLGRRPLIITGFCAMGTCLAGITGCLLLQTALPWMRYVAVACVVGIIAGFCMGPAGVPFLMTAELFTQSHRSAAYVLGGSLNWLCNFTIGFIFPFLQMSTGAFSYLVFCGVCLLVALYVYLIVPETKNKTFVEISRVFAARQPLAPPCHAGMLRLRGLTMHMGTATGPYGSLLPGPNTMEAELTAP encoded by the exons ATGGGAGAGAAGAGCCAGGCACAGGGTCTGCCTTCCTCCCCTCATCCTCAGACCGACGAGAAAGGGatcccacagcccagcagggaCATCAGTGGG CGCCTCACCTGCCCCCTGCTCTCCGTCACCCTCCTGGTATCCTTCGGCTCCTCCATGCTCTACGGCTACAACCTGGCCGTGGTGAACTCGCCAGCTGTG cacatAAAGGCCTTCTACAACGCCACGTGGTCCCAGCGCTATGGGCACGGGCTGCCCCCTGGCCTCCTCACCCTCCTCTATTCTCTGACCGTCTCCATCTTCGCCCTGGGCGGGCTGGGGGGCTCTTTGCTGGTGGGGACTCTGGTGGCACGCTATGGCAG GCACGGCACGCTGGAACGCAGCGCCCTGCTCGTCCTCCTGGCTGGCGGCCTCATGGCCTTCAGCCGACAGCTGGCAGCCCCCGAGATGGTGATCATCGGCCGTGCCATCACCGGGCTGCACTCAG GTATCTGTCTCAGCGTAGTGCCCCTCTACCTGGGAGAAATCGCCCCCAAGAACCTGCGGGGCTTCCTGGGCCTCCTGCCCAGCATCTTTATCTGCCTGGGGGTGTTCTGCGCACaggtgctggggctgcctgagctgctgggccAG GACAGGTACTGGCCTCTGTTCCTAGCAGTAGTGGCCATACCTGCCTCcctccagcttctgctgctgcactgcttccCCGAGAGCCCACGGTTCCTGCTGATAGAGAGGAACGACGTCTGTGGGGCCACTGAGG CGCTGCGCCGGTTCCTGGGGGCATCTGATGTGCAGGAGGTGCTGGAGGAGATGAAGGAGGAGCAGAAATCCCTCTCCTCGGTGCAGACGGTCTCTGTCCAACAGCTGCTGCGGGACCGCTCGGTGCGCTGGCAGACCCTCTCAGTGGCGGTGGTGAATGTGGGCATGCAGCTCTCAGGGATCGATGCC ATCTGGTTTTACACCAACACCATCTTCCAGAATGCAGGGATCCCCAAATCCCAGATCCCATATACCACAGTGGGCACCGGCGCCATTGAAGTTGTTGCAGGGCTGATTGGG TGCTTCACCATTGAGAAGCTGGGCCGGCGGCCCCTCATCATCACCGGGTTCTGTGCCATGGGCACTTGCTTGGCAGGCATCACCGGCTGCCTGCTTCTTCAG ACTGCCCTGCCCTGGATGCGCTATGTCGCCGTTGCCTGCGTGGTGGGCATCATCGCTGGGTTCTGCATGGGGCCAG CTGGCGTCCCCTTCCTGATGACTGCTGAGCTCTTCACGCAGTCCCACCGCTCGGCTGCCTATGTCCTGGGGGGTTCTCTCAATTGGCTCTGCAATTTCACCATCGGCTTCATCTTCCCGTTCCTGCAG ATGTCAACCGGTGCCTTTTCCTACTTGGTTTTCTGTGGGGTCTGCCTGCTGGTGGCCCTCTATGTCTACCTCATCGTCCCCGAGACCAAGAACAAGACCTTTGTGGAGATCAGCCGTGTCTTTGCTGCCCGCCAACCCCTCGCCCCGCCGTGCCATGCGGGAATGCTGAGGCTCCGTG GCCTGACGATGCACATGGGAACAGCGACTGGTCCATATGGATCCCTGCTGCCTGGTCCCAACACCATGGAAGCAGAGCTCACGGCCCCATAG
- the LOC100550702 gene encoding solute carrier family 2, facilitated glucose transporter member 5-like isoform X1 produces MPPFIRTRRSPALLPSSQQMGHSCLAARCDGGGLMAVLGDVGTPFNPLHPVLRSPIGAGSAPDSSSTALKPPMSPGDNTQTAFPSFPSPSFLPSENGREEPGTGSAFLPSSSDRRERDPTAQQGHQWAPHLPPALRHPPGILRLLHALRLQPGRGELASCAHKGLLQRHVVPALWARAAPWPPHPPLFSDRLHLRPGRAGGLFAGGDSGGTLWQVRGWHEADGAVGAAPLLCVPHRHGTLERSALLVLLAGGLMAFSRQLAAPEMVIIGRAITGLHSGICLSVVPLYLGEIAPKNLRGFLGLLPSIFICLGVFCAQVLGLPELLGQDRYWPLFLAVVAIPASLQLLLLHCFPESPRFLLIERNDVCGATEALRRFLGASDVQEVLEEMKEEQKSLSSVQTVSVQQLLRDRSVRWQTLSVAVVNVGMQLSGIDAIWFYTNTIFQNAGIPKSQIPYTTVGTGAIEVVAGLIGCFTIEKLGRRPLIITGFCAMGTCLAGITGCLLLQTALPWMRYVAVACVVGIIAGFCMGPAGVPFLMTAELFTQSHRSAAYVLGGSLNWLCNFTIGFIFPFLQMSTGAFSYLVFCGVCLLVALYVYLIVPETKNKTFVEISRVFAARQPLAPPCHAGMLRLRGYGAMESSLEGSKHSLP; encoded by the exons ATGCCCCCATTCATCAGGACACGTAGGTCACCAGCCCTCCTACCATCATCACAGCAGATGGGGCATAGCTGCCTCGCAGCCCGATGTGATGGTGGGGGGCTGATGGCGGTGCTGGGAGATGTGGGTACCCCCTTCAACCCTCTGCATCCAGTCCTGAGGAGCCCCATTGGGGCAGGGAGTGCCCCAGACTCCTCCTCCACCGCTTTGAAGCCTCCAATGAGCCCAGGGGACAACACTCAGActgcctttccttcttttccttccccttccttccttccatctgAAAATGGGAGAGAAGAGCCAGGCACAGGGTCTGCCTTCCTCCCCTCATCCTCAGACCGACGAGAAAGGGatcccacagcccagcagggaCATCAGTGGG CGCCTCACCTGCCCCCTGCTCTCCGTCACCCTCCTGGTATCCTTCGGCTCCTCCATGCTCTACGGCTACAACCTGGCCGTGGTGAACTCGCCAGCTGTG cacatAAAGGCCTTCTACAACGCCACGTGGTCCCAGCGCTATGGGCACGGGCTGCCCCCTGGCCTCCTCACCCTCCTCTATTCTCTGACCGTCTCCATCTTCGCCCTGGGCGGGCTGGGGGGCTCTTTGCTGGTGGGGACTCTGGTGGCACGCTATGGCAGGTAAGGGGGTGGCACGAGGCAGATGGGGCCGTAGGGGCTGCCCCACTGCTGTGTGTGCCCCATAGGCACGGCACGCTGGAACGCAGCGCCCTGCTCGTCCTCCTGGCTGGCGGCCTCATGGCCTTCAGCCGACAGCTGGCAGCCCCCGAGATGGTGATCATCGGCCGTGCCATCACCGGGCTGCACTCAG GTATCTGTCTCAGCGTAGTGCCCCTCTACCTGGGAGAAATCGCCCCCAAGAACCTGCGGGGCTTCCTGGGCCTCCTGCCCAGCATCTTTATCTGCCTGGGGGTGTTCTGCGCACaggtgctggggctgcctgagctgctgggccAG GACAGGTACTGGCCTCTGTTCCTAGCAGTAGTGGCCATACCTGCCTCcctccagcttctgctgctgcactgcttccCCGAGAGCCCACGGTTCCTGCTGATAGAGAGGAACGACGTCTGTGGGGCCACTGAGG CGCTGCGCCGGTTCCTGGGGGCATCTGATGTGCAGGAGGTGCTGGAGGAGATGAAGGAGGAGCAGAAATCCCTCTCCTCGGTGCAGACGGTCTCTGTCCAACAGCTGCTGCGGGACCGCTCGGTGCGCTGGCAGACCCTCTCAGTGGCGGTGGTGAATGTGGGCATGCAGCTCTCAGGGATCGATGCC ATCTGGTTTTACACCAACACCATCTTCCAGAATGCAGGGATCCCCAAATCCCAGATCCCATATACCACAGTGGGCACCGGCGCCATTGAAGTTGTTGCAGGGCTGATTGGG TGCTTCACCATTGAGAAGCTGGGCCGGCGGCCCCTCATCATCACCGGGTTCTGTGCCATGGGCACTTGCTTGGCAGGCATCACCGGCTGCCTGCTTCTTCAG ACTGCCCTGCCCTGGATGCGCTATGTCGCCGTTGCCTGCGTGGTGGGCATCATCGCTGGGTTCTGCATGGGGCCAG CTGGCGTCCCCTTCCTGATGACTGCTGAGCTCTTCACGCAGTCCCACCGCTCGGCTGCCTATGTCCTGGGGGGTTCTCTCAATTGGCTCTGCAATTTCACCATCGGCTTCATCTTCCCGTTCCTGCAG ATGTCAACCGGTGCCTTTTCCTACTTGGTTTTCTGTGGGGTCTGCCTGCTGGTGGCCCTCTATGTCTACCTCATCGTCCCCGAGACCAAGAACAAGACCTTTGTGGAGATCAGCCGTGTCTTTGCTGCCCGCCAACCCCTCGCCCCGCCGTGCCATGCGGGAATGCTGAGGCTCCGTGGATACGGGGCCATGGAGAGCAGCCTGGAGGGCTCAAAGCACAGCCTGCCCTGA